A genomic region of Melanotaenia boesemani isolate fMelBoe1 chromosome 13, fMelBoe1.pri, whole genome shotgun sequence contains the following coding sequences:
- the fitm2 gene encoding acyl-coenzyme A diphosphatase FITM2, translating to MAAMGVIVDQFVALWTIPTIRRNFPWTFLIISGVGSILKELELVPQTYFSSSRNFLNVFFVKLSWGWTLLLLTPFLLLSNSSFSSSVSFLSRRLSSLAVATLIWYVCTETFFYIEDATGSCYENSTFSVMKTEFVSKATCRQAGFHWHGFDISGHSFILAYSSLLIMEETAPMAFLRTSNLSAHLIAVLSLLYVALNLIILLWVWMFACTSVYFHDLSHKLLGTMLGLLAWYLTYRVWYLKPLSPGLPPQRHPKEQKQHA from the exons ATGGCGGCGATGGGTGTCATTGTGGACCAGTTTGTGGCACTATGGACAATTCCTACGATCCGTAGGAACTTTCCGTGGACATTTCTAATCATTTCAGGCGTGGGGTCGATCCTGAAGGAGCTGGAGCTCGTGCCGCAGACGtatttcagcagcagcagaaatttCCTGAACGT attttttgtcaaactgtcATGGGGTTGGACGCTGTTGCTGCTGACAccgttcctcctcctctccaactcctccttcagcagcagtgtCTCCTTCCTCAGCCGCCGGCTGTCATCTCTGGCAGTGGCGACACTTATCTGGTACGTCTGCACAGAAACCTTCTTCTACATCGAGGATGCGACTGGTTCTTGTTACGAAAACAGCACCTTCAGTGTTATGAAAACGGAGTTTGTGTCCAAAGCCACCTGCAGGCAGGCCGGCTTTCACTGGCATGGCTTCGACATCTCGGGACACTCCTTCATCCTGGCGTATTCTTCCCTCCTCATCATGGAGGAAACGGCTCCAATGGCCTTCTTGAGGACAAGCAACCTGTCTGCACACCTCATCGCCGTCCTCAGTCTGCTGTATGTGGCCTTGAATCTGATTATACTTCTGTGGGTTTGGATGTTTGCCTGCACATCTGTTTACTTCCATGATCTATCACACAAGTTGCTAGGGACCATGTTGGGCCTGTTGGCTTGGTATTTGACATATCGGGTTTGGTATTTGAAGCCTTTATCACCAGGACTTCCCCCTCAGCGCCATCctaaagaacagaaacaacatgCTTAA